The sequence below is a genomic window from Myxocyprinus asiaticus isolate MX2 ecotype Aquarium Trade chromosome 9, UBuf_Myxa_2, whole genome shotgun sequence.
catctgtacaccaactttcattgatgtaaaagcatgttccaccacctctcattttccccgttaactccgcaatacAATCCTCTCTGAagagctggaagcctggcagatgtaacacgctgtccggaatggacactcagccaggtttctgtgaagcataaggcagcagagtttgaaaagtccttgtttgtaagGGTGAGGAGgtgtagttcatccattttgtttgGAAGAGAgtagagattcgctagatgaatacacagcagcgctgttcgaaagccgcgctgtcggagcttgaccagcatgccggctcgcttccctcactTGCGTCTTATAGCgcgcttgaacaacacagctgcgcctctgactaaaatgtccagcaaaatgtctgaatactcaaaaaccgggaaaagattgtctggtatgtgctgccgaatgttcagcagtttgtccctggtaaaagtgattggaaaaaaaatactaaacacaggacaaacaaacaaaattaacaaaagaattggagagctccacaccgaggctgccatatGTGGCGCCATCTTAAGAATGTACATTGACGTACTATCCTCAAGTTATTAGCCTACACCTTTTGTCACCCAATGGTTACATAGTTGTTGTTGTGTTGACTGACAAACAACCTGTGTGACTGTCAACAGAGTCGAGTGATGGAGATGCTACAGGTAAATTACATGTTTAAGGCGACTTTACTGTTTTAAAGAGCTGCTCTTATGAATTCAACGTTAATGACAGTTTGTGCATAGatgttaatgtttattttgtgCAGTATAATTGTAACAGTTGCGTGAAAGTAGACGTACAGTTTATGACACTGACCGGCCCTATCACTTTAACTGGGCTCTCACATCAGTCAACAAGTATTACAAGGCTATTATAGTACCTTCCCCCTCTTTTGTTTTGGAATTGACCATTGGTGAATTCATAAACCTCCAAACTACCCTCTGCCCTATGGTCAGCTCTAGTCAATCATTACTCACTCAGTACACTCTAGTGTAATGCAGCTGACACTGTGCTTGGCTTAAGGTTTGGGTGaccgttttttttttatcagttcataaaaCAGCTTTAGAATTTCCAGACAGTTAAGTTTTCATAAAATTAATGAAGGCACAATgttgtatgatttttttaatgaaagatcgtTTAGATTATGATGTAATTTCATTAATTTGACTTGACTGTCTCTGGCTACCTTGTAATTAGTGTTTTCAAATTTGAAAGAAACATTTGAGACATGATACAGTTGGAGTactttaaaggattaaaattattCAGTTAATATGCTGAATGATacaaatgaaatataatataGGCTACTAAAAATCACAGTGTCATTTTCATGCTTTTTATCCATTGATGTGAGCAACACATGAAATTAGTTTTAAGTTTCTCATAAGTTAAAATTTATTGATTtctgatgatgaaatttaatgTATTTGAAAATTATTCACCCTGCTTCCAATCTCTTTTTCTCCTCAAGTGTTAACAGGCCTTCTTCCTCTGGTGTGGACAGTTTGAATGGTTTATGTCTCAGATTCTTGCTCTCACACGTTCTCGTCACCTGTCGCACCCACTGCGGGTGGGGTTGGCATCATTACGATCATTACGACAGTATGTCGTCATTAGAGATGCGAGCCCAGGCTGTGTTTTCTGCGGCCATCGAAGGTGTGCAGCCAGACATAGTGGTCTGCAGGGGTCTGGAGTGACATGGGGACAAACTACTTGTGGGTGGTCAGAGTTTCACACTTAGGAATAACCTTTATTTGGTGGGCTTTGGTAAGGCTGTGCTGGGGATGGCAGCACAAGCAGAGAGGATTGTAGGGGACCATCTGATTAAAGGGTTGGTCAGGGTGCCGCATGGTATCCAGAATACACTAAGTATTTGACATAGAGTAAGTATTTTTCACCATATTAGCAAGTGCTTTTTTTCCCCTCTACTTGGgtaaatctcacgaaacctgtcaagaacatgtcatcTTTGGAAAATTTCACCTCAAAAACAAATAGAAAGAAAtgagaaattattaaaaaaaaaaatattagccttaagaaaaaattaataaaaaaatgaaataaaaatatttcaattatttaaaaaatacatatggCCACTTAAAAGGAATTaatagccaaaatctctctctctctcctgcatgcatgtaCACACTGCTCGggcatttaattatttgttttaaacacAGACCTGCTTCTCGGTCagaacctggcagcatcaaatctgtatcaatgcatcacatctaacaataattcagtgaaaacTTTAAAACAACtgggaaatgtactttttaccacaatatttttccttgtatctggattaaccatacatttatacatagcaattatatatagttgtctaaaaggtcttcCGCATGTCACAGAAAGCTACATCCACAGCGtgcattaaggcaaagaaatgtttgatgcagcagtttcctatATATTCAAAGCACATACTtatcatgttcaaataaaaagagagaagcatacattttttggtcagtaggaagtggtgtaattccaaaaatgtattgtaataaaccattatttttggtttcatgaaaaaaaattattggactTAAATTAACTGTTTATAAACCAGttaacaacatttaaaaataaaattcacactCCGGAGCAATTGAAAGGGTCTTTGTTCCCGTTTTTGGTTACATTCTGCATGACATTTCGctcgttttcggttttcgttccttAGAATGTTTTCAGTCCCTGAAAATCTTAATAGTCCTACAATTGGCTTCATtatctttatgtaaaatataatttatttaaataaattataaaatgtaccCATTTTATTACCTATAATTGAAGCAGTTACTAATGAAATTACGTTGATTTGAAATTTGTTTACAGCAATCAACAAACTTTCACCAGTTAAACTTAAAATATCAGCGTCAAAATTAAAACTTCTAAACACTAAAATCACTTGTCATGTACAGACTTCCAGTAAAACTGAATTCAAAGGCAGAGGACTCATCTACTGTTGGTAcaacattgttattttttatttagctgTTTGTCTGGAAGCTTTTCATGCCTCGTTTTTATGCCTTTTCAGCAAGATGCTGCTTGAGAATAACAGTAGAATTACAGTGATGGAAGGAGCAAAGCACAACTTACCAGATGCGGATGCCCAGAGGTCAGCAGAGTGTATTCGGGAACTGGCCAGTGGTCTGACTGAGAAAGAACTGCTGCTTGTGCTCATCTCTGGTACTGTGACTTGTCCAGGggtcaattaattaatttcaagtTAATGTCACCTTTGCACCATAGTCTTTCACAATAGAATGCTGCAACCACAACCTAATTTTTATGCCCGAGTTATAAGTGCAATCATGGCAATTGTAAAGAAATGCCCATGGCCATGTTGTTTACACGATGCTGTGTCTTCCTCCTTTGAAAAACAAtcaatttactttatttttttatactttttaaaatgtaaacatagtAGCTATAATTTTGTGCACATATTTATGCAAAGGTGGTGGTTCAGCTCTTTTACCTGCTCCGGCACCACCCATGTCCTTGCTGGAGAAACAGGATGCGACATGGCGACTCGCAGCAGCAGGTGTCACAATTCAGGAGTTAAACACAGTGCGACGAGCTCTGTCCCTGTTAAAAGGTGGAGGTATTGCGCAATGTGTCTACCCAGCCCAGGTAACACTGATGTACaacttaattaaacaaaaagaaacacTTTTAAAAGGGTGTTTAGATGAATTAATTCAACGGAATTGTGCAGTAGTGCTAGTCAGTATTGATCAAGATTGGATTTGTATTTCTTGGCTTCCCCTATCAGAAGATGAGTCAAAAGCAGCTTCAATGACACAGTGCTTTGGAAACTATTAGCTGccatatatttttcatttaaggACAATTTACAATATCCTGGATTACATAGATCTGAACCTttggaaaatattttatatttttatggtatattatatttttatgagttTTTAAGATAATTATTTCGAATGTTTCAAAACAGTTTGATGTAATGTGGCTACGTGACTTAGCCGGTTTGATACCCGCTCCGATGCGCTAGTTTGTATAGGTTTCGAAGCTTCGTGAAGCAGTGTTACAAATGCACCCATCACTAATATTCAGCAATTATGTCTATTCTCTCTGCTTCTACCTATCTGTCATATTCACTCAAACTCTGATATTATGTTCTCGTTAAGGTGGTGGCATTGATTCTATCAGATGTCATTGAAGATCCTCTGGATTTGATAGCCAGTGGTCCAACAGTTAGGAGTGACACATGGCCAGAGGACGTCTGGGCTATTCTGGATCGCTATAAGCTCTCTGACTTTCTCCCTTCCTCTGTGAAAGAGGTGCTTAGTAAAACAGGCCCATGTTGGGGTTCACAGGTGCAGGAACAGCCACAAAAGGTCAAAGaccacattttaaatgttttgattggTTCAAACACCATTGCTCTTGAATGTGCAAGCTGTAAGGCCAGTGAATTAGGACTTCGACCTGTCATTCTATCTCCAGGGGTATGTGGTGACATTCACTCTTTTGCCCACCTATATGGGCTGCTTTTGCATTTTGCATGTTCCCCAGGGAAGAAACCTCCTCCAGAGCTTGCCGCACAGAGCCTTCAGCTAGGGCCAGAAGTTGGGATAGAGAGCTGGGACTTGTGTCGCACCATGCAGATGCTTGGAGAGGAGAGAAAGGAAGGTTGGGTGTGCTATCTGTCTGCTGGCTGGAGGAGAGCCCACTGTGCAATTGACCGGAAAGGGCAGGGGAGGCAGGAACCAGGAGTTGGCCCTGCGGGTGGGGCTTGAACTCAGTGGTGAAGTGAAGAGTGGTGCAGTGTTTCTCAGCGGAGGAACCAATGGGCAGGATGGCCCCACTGATGCAGCTGTTGCAGTCGCTGATCGGAAACTGATGGAAGAGGCCATGACTCAAGGTCTGGACATTGATGGCTTTCTAACAAATAatgattcatttacatttttctctAAGCTCTCTGGAGGAAGAAGGTTACTCTTGCCTGGACTGACAGGCACCAATGTGATGGATGTGCATATAATGCTGTTGCCACCACCACCACAATGACACTGCTGGTACAGTAATTTGACTTTGTGGACCGATTTGTGTTTGCAAACAACTAAATGAaattttgggtgaaaaaaaattaattgttttggtgggtttttttttcttttttttttttaaatagtctgcAGCAAGTGCACTTTTCCATTACATTCTAAGCACAGCTAATTTGTAAGATTTGTCAAAACAGCATATATTTTTAGCATTTGCGAAACACTAAATGCAAAAtgtagacacttttatccaagatGACTTACAATTGAGGGACATAAGCAATTTGTAGTACAAAACAGCCAATAATATCTGCAGTATAACTATTGCCACTTTCTaagtaaattttaaataaaatcaaactGACCGTATTTACTGTCTTAATTCACAATCCTGGTCTTTttgtgcacgattcatcagtccaacttatttcaaaataataataaaataggttTGGTTTTATAATCTCACATCAAAatttaataacttgctccacctctgaagcaactttcctttttggctgacatcaaGTTCTGTTATTTttcaaaaccctgccctccaaccACTTGGCTCCATTGTGGTATGGAACAACAAATGTTCAATATCCAATCAATCCCTGATGAGTAAAATCTAGTCCCCTCctatatttgttgttgttgagtatcatgttttatattaaaatatcacATTACAAATACAGATGTCGACTTTTTTGTTTGATTCCCCCCAACATATAACTCCTCTACTCCTACTAAAACAAGGTGATTTCAAATGTGCACTTTTACCTTGTATTCCAGAGTATTCTTGGAATCTTGAAATAACAGAGACATTCACATTACTAGTTACAAACTGTATTTACTGTATTGTTTTCACAGCAAAAACTTCTTGGATACCAGAAGACATGGCAGAGGCACATTTGAAGTCTTATCTCTGTACAGTCTCGACTACTATCTTGCATATCAAATCAATGATCTAATCTGATTTCTACAAATATACTATGTGAACATTTGGGGCCATCATTTTGACCAGCATTGCAGTCAGTAATTAGTTGTCAAAGGATATTGTGTGCATATCTCTCAGGTCTTATCTACTCACAGCCAGAATTCAGTCCGAATTAAGGTGTCTTCAAACCATCCTAAAAGAAGAGTAGGAGCTGCTAGATGTCAGATCATACACCCTTAATGCCCTCCATGCAGTGCACAGCACCTTTCTGTTGGGTACATTTCAAGAAATGTTCAAGTGTTTGGGTCTAGAGTCTTGCACCACAGTCCATCACAGATTTACAAGTACCAATAAATGTACACGTAAGGATTTTATGGCACAAGTTCTGTTATATTTAAACATCTTGGAGGAATGCAGTTGCCGTTTTCCAGCTTGTGAGTCTGTGTTTTTAGTCCAGTTGCAGGTACATCACTCACGGTGGGTTTTCATCGCATCACCAGCTGCACTTTGCCTATAGggaaaacagaaaatataaaatgtgacaatggaagagaatggacaATGCTAAATAACACGTCAAGCATTTTAAACAGTCAAATTCTGGTCTAATATGTTTTTTATGATCTCATATTACTTGAGAGGCtagatggaatatttgtacttttaacaaTAAATCTGTCACACCGCAGAaccatttaaatggatagttcaaccaaaatgaaaattctgtaattatttactaattttgttccaaacttgtatgactttcttttgaagaacacaaaaggagatgttaggtagcaTGACagtaaaaagatgcaatgcaagcgaatggtgactgaagctccctaacattctgcccttttgtgttccacaaaagaaggCTTTGGGAAGGGAAAGTCAGTCGGGTGAACTAtccaaaatattaataatatgatTGTATCTGCACCTGTTATGGAGGAAAACAAATGGCTGGTCACCTACCATTCACTCAGATGAGGTGCTGTGTCAGGGGTCCCTCCATTCTGTCCTCCAATCCCTGAGAAATTACCATCTTTAATTAAGTTTCCAATTACTGCCATTCAAAAAGCCGCAAGAttatataaacataaataatatggtAACAACAATAGACCAATTCATGTAAGTGGCGTTGTATTAGACTTGTTATGCTCTCTACCCTGTCTGTAGTACATATCATTGACAGTGTTCCCGTACACTTTCCAAGCGAAATGGATCGCGATGAGACTGAGGACGAGCCAGCTGAACAGTATTTTAAACACTGCGACTCTCATGTCGTTGGCCAGCCAGTCATCCACAAACTCGGACAGAAACGACACCAGACTGTCAACCATTCGAGACACGAATTCAAAATCCCACGATTCCTCCATGCTGAGGGTCGCTATCTCACATGATAGGCGCTAATTTCAAACTAGATACCCAAAAGAGCTAtcggaaaatatatatataatgtaaccTCCATCTTCCAGGTAAAGAAAGCTGAGCCGCTGTCTTCTTCGCCTAGCGATGGGATTTGCAGCATTATCAGCGCCATCTGTCAGCTGGAGCGAAGCATTGCTGAAAACTGGAGAGGGTCACACGTATCCCTGGCTTCGCTGCGCGATGACGTAATGGGTCTAATCCTCTGCGTGGTGGATTTTGGTGACGTAGTAGATGTTTTGGTTTTTATGCCTTACACCGAGTACATTATTAtttagtattaaagtattacactgagacatttgtttaatatagcttagcttttaaaaatggtcataaccaTGGATTTCGTAAATTGCTTTTActtgtttttcctcttcacccgcagaaaacaaatataaaatgaagcaatatACTTCTCactataatgtgctcctcattttaacatctcctccgctgtacataaatgccatggggtgaattaattgtatttgtatattaacatgtagtggtcaaacatacttggaagtatgcaaaagtgaaattaaagtgattCTGGAGCACTTTAAAAATGACGCGCTCAGCACACAGAACCAAATGGAGCACATCTGTTTCTCTGagcatgagatggagttgtggagcacagaaccactctgaataCACTGTAACGGCGGGTTCACACATCCTGCGTGAGCGTGGCGTCAACGAGGTGCTGGACGTTCACATTGGCCGCATCTCTTCCGCgagaaacagcagcgcctctgcgctggaaataaagttatctatgggatCCTACACCAAATGTatacttttttttctccccaatttggaatgcccaattcccaatgtgctctaagtcctcgtggtggcgtagtgactcgcctcaatccgtgtggcggaggatgaatctcagttgcctccgcgtctgagacgtcaatccacgcatcttattagGGCgtgcgagttgtgcgtggatgccgcggagaatagcgtgaagcctccacacgcactatgtctccgcggtaacgcactcaacaagccatgtgataagatatgGCATGCGAAATGGTTCAAAAATAAGACTAATGACTTGCCAAGGGAAGCCACTCAGCTATTGAGAGCAGCTATTGAGTCACTCACTGATAGAACGGCGCTGACTACTGAGAAGCCGGCGGTGCATCTGGATAGGCTACTCACTCTCCTCACTAACCTAACGACCCACACACCTAACGCAGCCGGCGACTCTCCTCATGCAGCCGGCGACTCATtctcctcacgcagccggcgactcactctcctcacgcagccggcgactcactctcctcacgcagccggcgactcactctcctcacgcagccggcgactcactctcctcacgcagccggcgactcactctcctcacgcagccggagactcactctcctcacgcagccggcgactcactatcctcacgcagccggcgactcactctcctcacacaGCCGGCGACCACACACACCTAACGCAGCCGGcgactctcctcacgcagccggcgactcactctcctcacgcagccggagactcactctcctcacgcagccggagactcactctcctcacgcagccggcgactcactctcctcacgcagccggcgactcactctcctcacgcatccggagactcactctcctcacgcagccggcgactcactctcctcacgcagccggcgactcactctcctcacgcagccggcgACCACACACACGTAACGCAGCCGCGATTCACTCTCCTCACACAGCCGGCGATTCgctctcctcacgcagccggagactcactctcctcacacaTCCGgagactcactctcctcacgcagccggcgactcactctcctcacgcagccggcgACCACACACACGTAACGCAGCCGCGATTCACTCTCCTCACACAGCCGGCGATTCgctctcctcacgcagccggcgactcactctcctcacgcagccggagactcactctcctcacgcagccggagactcactctcctcacgcagccggagactcactctcctcacgcagccgacgactcactctcctcacgcagccggcgactcactctcctcacgcagccggcgACCACACACACGTAACGCAGCCGCGATTCACTCTCCTCACACAGCCGGCGATTCgctctcctcacgcagccggcgactcactctcctcacgcagccggagactcactctcctcacgcagccggcgactcactctcctcacgcagccggcgACCACACACACGTAACGTAGCCACAattcactctcctcacgcagccggcgATTCACTCTCCTCATGCAGCCGGAGACTCAATCTCCTCACGCAGCCAGCGACCACACACACATAACGCAGCCGGCAACTCACTCTCCTCACGAAGCCGGCTattcactctcctcacgcagccggcgattcactctcctcacgcagctggtgactcactctcctcacgcagccggcgACTCATTCTCTTCATGTAGCcggcgactcactctcctcacgtaGCCGGCGACTCACTCTCTTCATGTAGCCGGCGACCACACACACATAACGCAGCCGGCGattcactctcctcacgcagctgTTACATATTTTCTCATATGTAGGCACATGTGCTTCCACACAATCTTTACCTGAAGTTCAACAGCAATATACCATGTAAAGGTAATGTTTGAGAAGGACAAATCAGCATACAAATAGCACCAATCTGTTACCttaagatgctttttaaaaagtTCTCAATTTATACCTAGTTTGTATTGCTTACTCCTTGGCTAGCAATACTGTCCATACACTAACAGTGCCAGCTAGCGACAAGATCATACTCTGCAAAAGCACGTTATCAAAAAGGCAACCACGTTTTGCGTGAATAGCATAAATGCAACATTTAAACATGGAATAATTAATCAAGTGCATGTGTCAGTGACAGTTAATAAATATGCAAACTTACTTCGAATTATTTGCCATTCTTCATTCAGTTCCAGGACGGGAGAAAACGCTTTTGTGCTTTGGCTATGGGCTTGAACAGAGAATATGCTAAATCATTTCTCATTTTTACTTCAGGGTGTTTAATATTATGCATCATCGCATAATAAATTATTCCTAAATGACAGCAAAAACCATGTTTGTGATTTCTAAATACAGTTAGACTGCTATTACTAAAAACAGACTATCTCAACAGCTTAgccaactttttttttatatatataacaagACAAGACACATGTCAACATACAAAGCAAACGACTGGCAAATTTAATTTAACATAATTCTAAACTCTGACAATAGTTTATGAAATTCCacttactactttttttttttttactccgagAATACCAAATACAGAAACTGACGGCGGGAAATGTGTGGCGTTAGATACTCTAGTGTTTGCGAGTCGACTCCAAAAGAGTCGATTCCTTGACTCTAAATAGTGTTGGAGTCGACTCTAGTATATAAATTCCGTTTCTGTGTGTGTCCGAAATcgctcactcattcattcatactTATATAGTGCATGGATGTTGAGTGCATTATATCAGCAAGGAGTTCATGAAATAAAGTGCgaaattcggacgctgacgttaGCTGATTGTGAAACGTAGATTTGCGAAGAAACGAAGGTTTACATTACTGGAAGCTTTTCAACATTGTGTACGCTGCGGCCATCTGGTGGTCAAAGCGATGAATAACATCTAAGAAACTGCTGTGTCTCTTTACAGATGCTGGTTTCACATCTGGTTCTgtaactgatttttattttaaataactaaaagtCATTTGTTAAAGTGATTAAGTCGTTTGGCTGTATTGGAACTAAAAtaagtcaaataaataaaacaaattcataaaAAGAAAATCTGCGATCCGTCTATTTAACCATGCCTCAGTCATTCTCCATCGTCTGTTATTTCATAGACTCATATAGGCTTCATATATGAATTAtaatattaaacaaaacattataatGGATTAGAGTAAGGAGGTCCACCCTGGGGTTGCTTGAACCAGATACTGAAGCAGTCACGTGGTTTTCAGGCGTCGGATGTCGTAgatcatgtttttgttaaaaaaaaaaaaaaaactcagctcatgtttcaatgaaaaatgtggttgttgttttttggtgGTCAATGTAACATAATTTAAGAAAAGGGGAGGGGATATA
It includes:
- the LOC127446548 gene encoding T-cell leukemia translocation-altered gene protein homolog, whose product is MEESWDFEFVSRMVDSLVSFLSEFVDDWLANDMRVAVFKILFSWLVLSLIAIHFAWKVYGNTVNDMYYRQGIGGQNGGTPDTAPHLSEWQSAAGDAMKTHRE